A stretch of the Oceanibaculum nanhaiense genome encodes the following:
- a CDS encoding AsmA family protein yields the protein MRLKTLAKIVGVLLIAIVVAVVVVVKSIDSEDVKRQIAEQVSASTGRTLTIAGDLDVGISLTPVLSAKSVTFSNADWGSRPDMARIGELQVSVALLPLISGQVDIRELTVRDADILLETNRQGRGNWEFGAAKPAGQAGESASGSGGAAIAFRDLTIERSVLVLKDAAAGTEQKLTVNRLALEPAGNLNKLALDIQYQDMAAVLSGTVGSIDALTTGRPVPVDLEGSALGIDLVLSGTAAASPNGPFNLSLSASGKDFAGLKPVAGDLPDLGAFDMKAQVSGNGKALKLEPLSLKLGRTDLAGNLSVTLDGVRPAITGSLASDALDLAPFMGDTGGGGGGTPVAGSADGRVIPNDPLPLDALKSFDATLDYKAAKVLLQNGEMTDLSAKLTLANGDLNLKPLVLTAFGGKIEQNLRLNASGQTPQFSTEGKVEKLDMGALLKAAADSDMLSANTDASWQLAGRGASPRAIAASLDGQVRTILQGGTVNNKYFELIAADLVPKLLPGNTAQEANLNCIVTRIDIARGVATNRVMLLDTSRITILGTGTANLGTEQLDMKLTPSPKDQSLLSLATPILIRGSFAQPSFAPDPVALATGVAGAVAGTIVNPLGLLVPFLSAGSKENPCAQAIASLDNPDAKAPQGTPEGQQQEQQPGSIPGLFKNLLGR from the coding sequence ATGCGTCTGAAAACCCTCGCCAAGATCGTCGGCGTTCTGCTCATCGCGATCGTCGTCGCGGTGGTGGTCGTCGTCAAATCCATCGATTCCGAGGATGTGAAGCGGCAGATCGCCGAACAGGTTTCCGCATCCACCGGACGGACCCTGACCATCGCCGGCGATCTCGATGTCGGCATCTCGCTGACGCCGGTGCTGAGCGCGAAATCTGTGACCTTCTCGAACGCCGACTGGGGTAGCCGCCCGGACATGGCGCGCATCGGCGAATTGCAGGTTTCCGTGGCGCTGCTGCCGCTGATCAGCGGCCAGGTCGATATCCGCGAGCTGACGGTGCGGGACGCCGACATCCTCCTGGAAACCAACCGCCAAGGGCGTGGCAACTGGGAATTCGGCGCGGCGAAGCCGGCGGGGCAGGCCGGTGAGTCTGCGTCTGGCAGCGGCGGGGCGGCCATCGCCTTTCGCGACCTGACCATCGAACGCAGCGTGCTGGTGCTGAAGGATGCCGCCGCCGGCACCGAACAGAAGCTGACGGTGAACCGGCTGGCGCTGGAGCCGGCCGGCAATCTCAACAAGCTTGCCCTCGACATCCAGTATCAGGATATGGCGGCGGTGTTGTCCGGCACGGTTGGCAGCATCGACGCGCTGACCACGGGGCGTCCCGTGCCGGTCGATCTGGAAGGCAGCGCGCTGGGCATCGATCTGGTGCTCTCGGGCACGGCGGCGGCGAGCCCGAACGGGCCGTTCAACCTGTCGCTTTCCGCCAGCGGCAAGGATTTCGCAGGGCTGAAGCCGGTAGCGGGCGACCTGCCCGATCTTGGCGCGTTCGATATGAAGGCGCAGGTCTCAGGCAACGGCAAGGCGCTGAAGCTGGAACCGCTGTCGCTTAAGCTGGGCCGCACCGACCTGGCCGGCAACCTGTCGGTGACGCTGGACGGTGTCCGCCCCGCGATTACCGGGTCGCTCGCCAGCGATGCGCTGGACCTTGCCCCCTTCATGGGCGACACGGGGGGCGGCGGGGGCGGTACGCCTGTCGCCGGCAGCGCGGACGGCCGTGTCATCCCGAACGATCCGCTGCCGCTGGATGCGCTGAAATCCTTCGACGCCACTCTGGATTACAAGGCGGCCAAGGTGCTGCTTCAGAATGGCGAGATGACCGACCTGTCGGCGAAGCTGACGCTCGCTAACGGCGATCTCAACCTGAAGCCGCTGGTGCTGACTGCCTTCGGTGGGAAGATCGAACAGAATCTGCGGCTGAACGCGTCCGGCCAGACGCCGCAATTCTCCACCGAGGGCAAGGTGGAGAAGCTGGATATGGGCGCATTGCTGAAAGCCGCCGCCGACAGCGACATGCTGTCAGCCAACACCGATGCCAGCTGGCAGCTTGCCGGCCGCGGGGCAAGCCCGCGCGCCATCGCCGCCAGCCTGGACGGGCAGGTCCGCACCATCCTGCAGGGCGGTACGGTCAATAATAAGTATTTCGAGCTGATCGCCGCCGACCTTGTGCCTAAGCTGCTGCCCGGCAACACCGCGCAGGAAGCGAACCTGAACTGCATCGTCACCCGCATCGACATCGCCAGGGGCGTGGCAACCAATCGTGTCATGCTGCTGGATACCAGCCGCATCACCATCCTCGGCACCGGGACGGCCAATCTGGGCACCGAACAGCTGGACATGAAGCTGACCCCCTCGCCGAAGGACCAGAGCCTGCTCAGCCTGGCGACGCCGATTCTGATCCGCGGCAGCTTCGCCCAGCCCAGCTTCGCGCCGGACCCGGTGGCGCTGGCGACCGGCGTGGCCGGCGCGGTGGCGGGGACGATCGTGAACCCGCTGGGGCTGCTGGTGCCGTTCCTGTCGGCCGGCAGCAAAGAGAACCCCTGCGCACAGGCCATCGCTAGCCTGGACAATCCAGATGCCAAGGCGCCCCAGGGGACGCCTGAGGGGCAACAGCAAGAGCAACAGCCGGGCAGCATTCCCGGACTGTTCAAGAATTTGCTCGGCCGATAA
- a CDS encoding HAD-IA family hydrolase, with amino-acid sequence MTASGLKLAVFDCDGTLVDSQHHIVAAVVETWRRHDLPPPAAALVRTGIGLPLHQTLSRLAPDGDAALHDSLTDTYKAVYTAMRQQPDHWEPLYPGVVETLDRLSAAGWLLGIATGKAKRGLLAVLDMHALKDRFVVLRTADDGPGKPHPFMLTSAMSEIGVEPADTVMIGDTSFDIEMARAAGTLAVGVSWGYHPIEMLQAAGAHHLVHDYPTLAATLLTRTPC; translated from the coding sequence ATGACCGCTTCCGGCCTGAAGCTCGCGGTCTTCGACTGCGACGGCACGCTGGTCGACAGCCAGCATCACATCGTGGCGGCGGTGGTGGAGACCTGGCGGCGCCACGATCTGCCGCCGCCGGCCGCCGCGCTGGTGCGCACCGGAATCGGCCTGCCGCTGCACCAGACATTGTCCCGGCTGGCGCCGGATGGCGACGCTGCGCTGCATGACAGCCTGACCGATACCTACAAGGCGGTCTATACCGCCATGCGCCAGCAGCCCGATCATTGGGAACCGCTCTATCCCGGAGTCGTTGAAACACTGGACCGACTGTCGGCGGCCGGCTGGCTGCTCGGCATCGCCACCGGCAAGGCGAAGCGCGGGCTGCTGGCGGTTCTGGACATGCACGCGCTGAAAGACCGGTTCGTGGTGTTGCGGACCGCCGATGACGGGCCGGGCAAGCCGCACCCCTTCATGCTGACCTCCGCCATGTCGGAGATCGGCGTGGAGCCGGCCGATACGGTGATGATCGGCGATACCAGTTTCGATATCGAAATGGCGCGCGCCGCCGGGACGCTGGCTGTCGGCGTATCCTGGGGGTACCATCCGATAGAGATGTTGCAGGCCGCCGGGGCGCACCATCTGGTGCATGATTATCCCACGCTGGCCGCCACCTTGCTGACCCGGACACCCTGCTGA
- the gatB gene encoding Asp-tRNA(Asn)/Glu-tRNA(Gln) amidotransferase subunit GatB, with product MSGLLIEGRTGTWEVVIGLEVHAQVTSNAKLFSGASAEFGAEPNSQVSLVDAAMPGMLPVINKVCVDQAIKTGLGLNAAINRTSVFARKNYFYADLPQGYQISQYEKPIVGEGIVLVDLPDGTTKEVGIERLHLEQDAGKSLHDQHPTRSYIDLNRSGVALMEIVSRPDLRSGDEAAAYLTKLRAILRYLGTCDGNMEEGSMRCDANVSVRKAGDPLGTRCEIKNVNSIRFVKQAIEYEARRQVELIEEGGTINQETRLFDSRQGVTRSMRSKEHAHDYRYFPDPDLLPLVLTEERIATIKASLPELPDAKKQRFMQDYGLSAYDAGVLVAEQETSGFYEKVVTASGDAKLAANWVITELFGQLNNAGKDIADSPVSAAALGKMIARIKDGTISGRIAKDVFAEMFETGKDADAIIEEKGLKQVSDTGAIEKVIDEVIAANQDKVAEYKSGKDKLFGFFVGQVMKASQGKANPGMVNELLKSKLA from the coding sequence ATGAGCGGATTGCTGATCGAGGGACGCACCGGCACCTGGGAGGTCGTGATCGGCCTGGAAGTGCATGCGCAGGTCACCTCCAACGCCAAGCTGTTCTCCGGCGCCTCGGCGGAATTCGGCGCGGAGCCGAACAGCCAGGTCAGCCTCGTCGATGCGGCGATGCCCGGCATGCTGCCGGTCATCAACAAAGTCTGCGTCGATCAGGCGATCAAGACCGGCCTGGGCCTGAACGCGGCGATCAACCGGACCAGCGTGTTCGCCCGCAAGAACTACTTCTATGCCGATCTGCCGCAGGGCTATCAGATCTCGCAGTACGAGAAGCCGATCGTCGGCGAGGGTATCGTGCTGGTCGATCTGCCGGACGGCACGACCAAGGAAGTCGGCATCGAGCGGCTGCATCTGGAGCAGGATGCCGGCAAGAGCCTGCATGACCAGCACCCGACCCGCAGCTATATCGATCTGAACCGCTCCGGCGTGGCGCTGATGGAGATCGTCTCGCGCCCCGATCTGCGTTCCGGCGACGAGGCGGCGGCGTATCTGACCAAGCTGCGCGCCATCCTGCGCTATCTCGGCACCTGCGACGGCAACATGGAAGAAGGCTCCATGCGCTGCGACGCGAACGTGTCGGTGCGCAAGGCCGGCGATCCTCTGGGCACGCGCTGCGAGATCAAGAATGTGAATTCGATCCGCTTCGTGAAGCAGGCCATCGAATATGAAGCGCGCCGCCAGGTCGAACTGATCGAGGAGGGCGGCACGATCAACCAGGAAACCCGCCTGTTCGATTCGCGCCAGGGTGTCACCCGTTCCATGCGCTCCAAGGAGCATGCGCATGATTATCGCTACTTCCCCGATCCCGACCTGCTGCCGCTGGTCCTGACCGAGGAGCGTATCGCGACGATCAAGGCCAGCCTGCCGGAACTGCCGGACGCCAAGAAGCAGCGCTTCATGCAGGATTATGGCCTGTCGGCCTACGATGCCGGCGTGCTGGTGGCGGAGCAGGAGACGTCGGGCTTCTACGAGAAGGTGGTGACGGCTAGCGGCGATGCCAAGCTGGCGGCGAACTGGGTCATCACCGAGCTGTTCGGCCAGCTGAACAATGCCGGCAAGGATATCGCCGACAGCCCGGTTTCGGCCGCGGCGCTGGGCAAGATGATCGCCCGCATCAAGGACGGCACGATCTCCGGCCGCATCGCCAAGGATGTGTTCGCCGAGATGTTCGAGACCGGCAAGGACGCCGATGCGATCATCGAGGAGAAGGGGCTGAAGCAGGTCTCCGACACCGGCGCCATCGAGAAGGTGATCGACGAGGTGATCGCCGCCAACCAGGACAAGGTGGCGGAATACAAGTCGGGCAAGGACAAGCTGTTCGGCTTCTTCGTCGGCCAGGTGATGAAGGCCAGCCAGGGCAAGGCCAATCCGGGGATGGTGAACGAGCTGCTGAAAAGCAAGCTGGCCTGA
- the gatA gene encoding Asp-tRNA(Asn)/Glu-tRNA(Gln) amidotransferase subunit GatA, with translation MASLTGLTMAAALDGLAKKEFSSTELTGAYVAAVEQARHLNAYIVETPEQALDMAKASDARRAKGTAGAMDGLPLGIKDLYCTKGVQTTAGSHILEGFTPTYESTVTQKLWDAGAVMLGKLNLDEFAMGSANITSHFGNVESPWRKPGDNRPLVPGGSSGGSAAAVSAHAAIAATGTDTGGSIRQPASFTGIVGMKPTYGRCSRWGIVAFASSLDQAGPMTRSVTDAAIMLGVMAGFDPKDSTSVDIAVPDYRAALEGSVKGLRVGIPKEYRVEGMPAEIEQQWQQGIDWLKAAGMVPVEVSLPHTKHALPTYYIIAPAEASSNLARYDGVRYGLRVEGDTLDGLYENSRAAGFGAEVKRRVLIGTYVLSAGYYDAYYLKAQKIRTLIAEDFRKAYEQCDVILTPTSPSAAFAIGEKMDDPVAMYMQDVFTVPANLAGIPGLSVPSGVSADGLPLGLQVLGKAFDEETVLKVGRVIEKAAAFSARPSFLAGE, from the coding sequence ATGGCGTCTCTTACCGGACTGACGATGGCGGCGGCCCTGGATGGCCTCGCCAAGAAGGAATTTTCCAGCACCGAGCTGACCGGCGCCTATGTGGCTGCGGTGGAGCAGGCCCGGCATCTGAATGCCTATATCGTGGAGACGCCGGAGCAGGCGCTCGACATGGCCAAGGCGTCCGATGCGCGGCGTGCCAAGGGCACTGCCGGCGCGATGGACGGGCTGCCGCTGGGCATCAAGGATCTGTACTGCACCAAGGGCGTGCAGACCACGGCGGGCAGCCACATCCTGGAAGGCTTCACGCCGACCTATGAATCGACCGTCACCCAGAAACTGTGGGATGCCGGCGCGGTCATGCTGGGCAAGCTGAACCTGGACGAATTCGCCATGGGCTCGGCCAACATCACCAGTCATTTCGGCAATGTGGAAAGCCCCTGGCGCAAGCCGGGCGACAACCGGCCGCTGGTGCCGGGCGGTTCCTCGGGCGGGTCGGCGGCGGCGGTTTCCGCCCATGCCGCCATCGCCGCGACCGGGACGGATACCGGCGGCTCGATCCGCCAGCCGGCCTCCTTCACCGGCATCGTCGGCATGAAGCCGACCTATGGCCGCTGCTCGCGCTGGGGCATCGTCGCCTTCGCCTCCTCGCTGGATCAGGCCGGGCCGATGACCCGCAGCGTCACCGACGCGGCGATCATGCTGGGCGTTATGGCCGGGTTCGATCCGAAGGATTCCACCTCGGTCGATATCGCCGTGCCGGATTACCGCGCCGCGCTGGAAGGCTCGGTGAAGGGGCTGCGCGTCGGTATCCCGAAGGAATACCGCGTCGAGGGCATGCCGGCCGAGATCGAGCAGCAGTGGCAGCAGGGCATCGACTGGCTGAAGGCGGCCGGCATGGTGCCGGTCGAGGTCAGCCTGCCGCACACCAAGCATGCGCTGCCGACCTACTACATCATCGCGCCGGCGGAGGCATCGTCCAACCTGGCGCGCTATGACGGTGTGCGCTACGGGCTGCGCGTCGAGGGCGACACGCTGGACGGGCTGTACGAGAACAGCCGTGCCGCCGGCTTCGGGGCGGAAGTGAAGCGCCGCGTGCTGATCGGCACCTATGTGCTGTCGGCGGGCTATTATGACGCCTATTACCTGAAGGCGCAGAAGATCCGCACGCTGATCGCCGAGGATTTCCGCAAGGCCTATGAGCAGTGCGACGTCATCCTGACCCCGACCTCGCCGTCCGCGGCCTTCGCCATCGGCGAGAAGATGGACGATCCGGTCGCCATGTATATGCAGGACGTCTTCACCGTGCCGGCGAATCTGGCCGGTATTCCGGGCCTTTCCGTGCCCTCGGGCGTTTCCGCCGACGGGTTGCCGCTGGGGTTGCAGGTGCTGGGTAAGGCGTTCGATGAGGAGACGGTCCTGAAAGTCGGCCGGGTGATCGAGAAGGCGGCGGCTTTCAGCGCCCGTCCGTCCTTCCTGGCGGGAGAATAA
- the gatC gene encoding Asp-tRNA(Asn)/Glu-tRNA(Gln) amidotransferase subunit GatC yields MSMDKATVANVARLARIKLNEEELDLYTNELSGILDWIEQLQAVNTDGVEPMSSVVERLLPEREDVVTDGNIQEDVLANAPEAAHGYYVVPKVVE; encoded by the coding sequence ATGTCGATGGACAAGGCCACCGTCGCGAATGTCGCCCGCCTGGCGCGCATTAAACTCAACGAAGAAGAGCTGGACCTCTATACCAACGAGCTGTCCGGCATTCTGGACTGGATCGAGCAATTGCAGGCCGTGAATACCGACGGCGTCGAGCCGATGAGCAGCGTCGTCGAACGGCTGCTGCCCGAGCGTGAGGACGTGGTGACGGACGGCAACATCCAGGAGGATGTGCTGGCGAACGCGCCGGAAGCGGCGCATGGCTATTACGTGGTGCCGAAGGTGGTCGAATAA
- the ruvX gene encoding Holliday junction resolvase RuvX: MTHRNPDTHASPPDTETPGAAIARLIAGLKPRQRLLGLDVGSTTIGLAISDFSQAIATPLETIARTKLTKDIEALRKIVKEREVGALVIGLPVSMDGTEGTRCQSTRQFARNIEPLGLPCGFWDERLSTAAVTRLMIDADMTRKRRSELVDKMAAAYILQGALDAARLAR, encoded by the coding sequence ATGACGCACCGCAACCCCGACACCCACGCCAGCCCCCCCGATACGGAAACGCCGGGCGCGGCCATCGCACGGCTGATCGCCGGGCTGAAACCGCGCCAGCGGCTGCTGGGGCTGGATGTCGGCTCCACCACCATCGGCCTGGCGATTTCCGACTTCAGCCAGGCCATCGCCACACCGCTGGAAACCATCGCCCGCACCAAGCTCACCAAGGATATCGAGGCGCTGCGCAAGATCGTCAAGGAACGCGAGGTCGGCGCGCTGGTGATCGGCCTGCCGGTCAGCATGGACGGCACCGAGGGGACGCGCTGTCAATCGACCCGGCAGTTCGCCCGCAATATCGAGCCGCTGGGCCTGCCTTGCGGCTTCTGGGACGAACGGCTGTCCACCGCCGCCGTGACGCGGCTGATGATCGATGCCGACATGACCCGCAAGCGACGCAGCGAGCTGGTGGACAAGATGGCCGCCGCCTACATCCTGCAAGGGGCACTGGACGCGGCGCGGCTGGCGCGTTAA
- a CDS encoding AEC family transporter codes for MSAVLPALGPIFLIILLGALLKRGLMPHLGLANGFWDAAERLTYFVLFPAMLLTRTATASIGELQVVPMAAALTAPILLMIGGLLVVRERIPIDTPGFTSVLQGTIRPNIYVALAAAGGLYGAAGNTLVAIAIGVVVPFVNVLCVVLLTRLIGIADPGWRTLAKALASNPIILSVCAGLALNALGLGLPPVIGPTLDIIGRAALPLGLLCVGAGLHFGALKAGRTGIVLASVLKLLGLPLLASLACLSFGVEGVTAQVTILFSAAPAAASSYILARQLGGDHQLMAGILTVQVIAAAATLPLIVTTLL; via the coding sequence ATGTCTGCCGTCCTGCCGGCCCTTGGCCCCATCTTCCTGATTATCCTGCTCGGCGCGCTGCTGAAGCGCGGGCTGATGCCGCATCTCGGCCTCGCCAACGGCTTCTGGGACGCGGCGGAGCGGCTGACTTATTTCGTGCTGTTTCCGGCGATGCTGCTGACCCGCACCGCGACCGCCAGCATCGGCGAGCTGCAGGTGGTGCCGATGGCGGCGGCGCTGACCGCGCCGATCCTGCTGATGATCGGCGGGCTGCTGGTGGTCCGCGAGCGCATCCCGATCGACACGCCGGGCTTCACCTCCGTCCTGCAGGGCACGATCCGCCCGAACATCTATGTCGCACTGGCCGCCGCCGGCGGGCTGTACGGTGCTGCCGGCAACACGCTGGTCGCCATCGCCATCGGCGTTGTCGTGCCGTTCGTGAACGTGCTGTGCGTGGTGCTGCTGACCCGGCTGATCGGCATCGCCGATCCGGGCTGGCGGACACTGGCGAAGGCCCTGGCCAGCAACCCGATCATCCTGTCGGTCTGCGCCGGGCTGGCGCTGAACGCGCTGGGTCTGGGGCTGCCGCCGGTGATCGGCCCGACGCTGGATATCATCGGCCGCGCCGCCCTGCCGCTTGGCCTGCTGTGCGTCGGGGCCGGCCTGCATTTCGGTGCGCTGAAGGCTGGCCGCACCGGCATCGTGCTGGCCTCGGTGCTGAAGCTGCTGGGCCTGCCGCTGCTGGCGTCGCTGGCCTGCCTCTCCTTCGGGGTCGAGGGGGTGACGGCGCAGGTGACGATCCTGTTCAGCGCGGCGCCGGCGGCGGCCTCCTCCTACATCCTCGCCCGCCAGCTCGGCGGCGACCACCAGCTGATGGCCGGCATCCTGACCGTGCAGGTGATCGCCGCCGCCGCAACCCTGCCCCTCATCGTCACGACGCTGCTGTAG
- a CDS encoding CaiB/BaiF CoA transferase family protein yields MSNPTPGPIPGPLAGIRVFDLTRILAGPSAMQLLGDLGADIIKIERPGQGDDTRKWGPPYIKDAEGNDTTESAYYLCANRNKRSVTLDISQPEGQALAKKLIAQCDVLVENYKTGGLAKYGLDYASLKQEFPRLVYCSVTGFGQTGPYAERAGYDFVAQGLGGIMSITGEVEGEPVKVGVGIADLMCGMHSAVAILAALRHRDATGEGQHIDACLLDTQVSWLVNEATNYLVSGQVPVRRGNAHPNIVPYQVFKAADGYIILACGNDGQYQRFCDFANVGHLATDPRFLTNPDRIRNREELIPLIQAVTVTHPLAYWVDGLERCNVPCSPVNRIDQVFEDPQVKARDLTVQMDHPLSPDPVTMLAYPLKLSGTPATYRLPPPLLGQHTDDILTGMLEMTPEDIAALRDKGVV; encoded by the coding sequence ATGAGCAATCCCACTCCCGGCCCGATCCCTGGTCCTTTGGCCGGCATTCGCGTCTTCGACCTGACCCGTATCCTGGCCGGTCCCAGCGCCATGCAGCTGCTGGGCGACCTCGGCGCGGACATCATCAAGATCGAGCGGCCGGGCCAGGGTGACGACACCCGCAAATGGGGCCCGCCCTACATCAAGGATGCCGAGGGCAACGACACGACGGAGAGTGCCTATTACCTGTGCGCCAACCGCAACAAGCGCTCGGTCACGCTGGATATCTCCCAGCCCGAGGGGCAGGCGCTGGCGAAAAAGCTGATCGCCCAGTGCGACGTGCTGGTGGAGAATTACAAGACCGGCGGCCTCGCCAAATACGGCCTCGACTATGCCAGCCTGAAACAGGAATTCCCGCGCCTGGTCTATTGCTCGGTCACCGGCTTCGGCCAGACCGGCCCCTATGCGGAGCGCGCCGGCTATGATTTCGTGGCGCAAGGGCTGGGCGGCATCATGTCGATCACCGGCGAGGTCGAGGGCGAGCCGGTGAAGGTCGGCGTCGGCATCGCCGATCTGATGTGCGGCATGCACTCCGCCGTCGCCATCCTGGCCGCGCTGCGCCACCGCGACGCCACCGGCGAGGGTCAGCATATCGACGCCTGCCTGCTCGACACCCAGGTCTCCTGGCTGGTGAATGAGGCGACCAATTATCTGGTCTCCGGCCAGGTGCCGGTGCGGCGCGGCAACGCGCATCCGAACATCGTGCCCTACCAGGTGTTCAAGGCGGCCGACGGCTACATCATCCTGGCCTGCGGCAATGACGGGCAGTATCAGCGCTTCTGCGACTTCGCCAATGTCGGGCATCTGGCGACCGACCCGCGTTTCCTGACCAACCCGGACCGCATCCGTAACCGCGAGGAGCTGATCCCGCTGATCCAGGCGGTGACGGTCACCCACCCCCTGGCCTATTGGGTGGACGGGCTGGAGCGCTGTAACGTGCCATGCAGCCCGGTGAACCGCATCGACCAGGTGTTCGAGGACCCGCAGGTGAAGGCGCGCGACCTGACCGTGCAGATGGACCATCCGCTGTCGCCCGATCCGGTGACCATGCTGGCCTATCCGCTGAAGCTGTCGGGCACGCCGGCGACCTACCGGCTGCCGCCGCCACTGCTGGGCCAGCATACCGACGACATTCTGACCGGGATGCTGGAGATGACGCCGGAGGACATTGCCGCCCTGCGCGACAAGGGCGTGGTGTAA
- a CDS encoding RidA family protein has protein sequence MLVKHNPKSVPAPVGNYVQMVEVRDRPRWLHISGQVGMTPDGTLLEGFEAQCEQALKNLVACLEAAGMSLDDLVKVTILMTRQEDVPVYRTVRKRVLGDAEIASTLMIVAGLVSPDFLIEIEGIAAGV, from the coding sequence ATGCTGGTGAAGCACAATCCGAAGAGCGTTCCGGCACCGGTCGGCAATTATGTGCAGATGGTGGAGGTGCGCGACCGTCCGCGCTGGCTGCATATTTCCGGCCAGGTCGGCATGACGCCGGACGGCACCCTGCTGGAAGGCTTCGAGGCACAGTGCGAGCAGGCGCTGAAGAACCTCGTCGCCTGCCTGGAGGCCGCCGGCATGAGCCTGGACGATCTGGTGAAAGTCACCATCCTGATGACACGGCAGGAAGATGTGCCGGTCTATCGCACCGTGCGCAAGCGCGTGCTGGGCGACGCCGAGATCGCCTCCACCCTGATGATCGTGGCCGGCCTCGTCAGTCCCGATTTCCTGATCGAGATCGAGGGCATCGCCGCCGGGGTGTGA
- a CDS encoding DUF6445 family protein, whose product MLLNTIIIDDFYTNPLVVREQALSMTYPKPEAGVFYPGKNSRESMLPPETDRMFSQILHEPVVGNRRMAHGRCRIALAGDPRPAEIHVDPNCVWAGIVYLSLPDHCQGGTEFYRHKEFGTERAPVRDEEAQRLYGMPTPQTVVDTIIERDGKDLSKWEKILTLPMRFNRCVLFRPFLWHTSGIEFGTTPENGRLIQLLFFQAPPAR is encoded by the coding sequence ATGCTGCTGAACACCATCATCATCGACGATTTCTACACCAACCCGCTGGTGGTCCGCGAGCAGGCGCTTTCCATGACCTACCCGAAGCCGGAGGCGGGCGTGTTCTACCCCGGCAAGAACTCCCGGGAATCGATGCTGCCGCCGGAAACCGACCGGATGTTCAGCCAGATCCTGCACGAGCCGGTCGTCGGCAACCGCCGCATGGCGCATGGCCGCTGCCGTATCGCGCTGGCCGGCGACCCCCGCCCGGCGGAAATTCATGTCGATCCGAACTGCGTGTGGGCCGGCATCGTCTATCTCTCCCTGCCGGACCATTGCCAGGGCGGGACGGAATTCTACCGGCACAAGGAATTCGGCACCGAGCGCGCGCCGGTCAGAGACGAGGAGGCACAGCGCCTCTATGGCATGCCAACGCCCCAGACCGTGGTGGACACGATCATTGAACGGGACGGCAAAGATCTGTCGAAATGGGAAAAAATCCTGACGCTGCCGATGCGCTTCAACCGCTGCGTCCTGTTCCGGCCCTTCCTGTGGCACACCAGCGGCATCGAGTTCGGCACCACGCCGGAGAATGGCCGGCTGATCCAGCTGCTGTTCTTCCAGGCGCCGCCCGCGCGTTAG
- a CDS encoding aspartate carbamoyltransferase catalytic subunit, with translation MTADTDAPAEPCAFYRYRHLLGIEGLHPPEIAGLLDLADSYVEQSRRPEKKSAILRGRTLINLFFENSTRTRTSFELAGKRLGGDVINMSVASSSVKKGETLIDTAMTLNAMHCDVLVIRHGESGAVKLLSEKVNCAVINAGDGSHEHPTQALLDALTIRRRKGRIDGLQVAICGDVAHSRVARSNIYLLTTMGARVRVIAPPTLLPNSIDRLGVEVFHDMREGLAGCDIVMMLRLQTERMKSAYVPSQREYFHFFGLDYEKLALAKPDALIMHPGPMNRGVEIDTDVADDIDRSLIHQQVEMGVAVRMACLDVLAQNHAAFLDAKPNDPKAGTGLK, from the coding sequence ATGACCGCCGACACAGACGCCCCCGCCGAGCCCTGCGCCTTCTACCGCTATCGCCATTTGCTCGGAATCGAAGGGCTCCATCCGCCGGAGATCGCGGGCCTCCTCGATCTCGCCGATTCCTATGTCGAGCAGAGCCGCCGGCCGGAAAAGAAATCCGCCATCCTGCGCGGCCGTACGCTGATCAATCTGTTCTTCGAGAATTCGACGCGCACCCGCACCAGCTTCGAGCTGGCCGGCAAGCGGCTGGGCGGCGACGTCATCAACATGTCGGTCGCCTCCTCCTCGGTGAAGAAGGGCGAGACGCTGATCGACACGGCGATGACGCTGAACGCCATGCATTGCGACGTGCTGGTCATCCGGCACGGCGAATCCGGCGCGGTGAAGCTGCTGTCGGAGAAGGTGAACTGCGCCGTCATCAATGCCGGCGACGGCAGCCATGAGCACCCGACCCAGGCGCTGCTCGACGCGCTGACCATCCGCCGCCGCAAGGGCCGGATCGACGGGCTGCAGGTGGCGATCTGCGGCGATGTCGCGCACAGCCGCGTGGCGCGATCCAACATCTATCTGCTGACCACGATGGGCGCGCGGGTCCGCGTCATCGCGCCGCCGACGCTGCTGCCCAATTCCATCGACCGGCTGGGTGTCGAGGTGTTCCATGACATGCGCGAGGGGCTGGCCGGCTGCGACATCGTGATGATGCTGCGCCTGCAGACCGAGCGGATGAAGAGCGCCTATGTCCCCTCTCAGCGCGAATATTTCCACTTCTTCGGGCTGGATTACGAGAAGCTGGCGCTGGCCAAGCCGGACGCGCTGATCATGCATCCGGGGCCAATGAACCGCGGTGTGGAGATCGACACCGACGTGGCCGACGATATCGACCGCTCGCTGATCCACCAGCAGGTGGAGATGGGCGTGGCGGTGCGCATGGCCTGTCTGGACGTGCTGGCGCAGAACCACGCCGCCTTCCTGGACGCGAAACCGAACGACCCGAAAGCCGGAACGGGCCTGAAATGA